The stretch of DNA ACGTTATTACTTTCGAGATATCGAGCACGGGCTCGCGGGCCCTCCTTTTGTAAACGATCTTTTCATTCCTCCAATAATCTAGGGGTGGTACTTTCACCCTGTCCGATTTTCTGGTGTTTCGCGTACTGTGGGAACCTTCGTCATCTGAAGACGGCATGTACGAACTATCGTCCGAGTCATTCTCACCCATTTCATCATCATGCGGGTGGAAGTCACGATCGACCCTCTCCCCATTGCTGCCGAGGAAACTGCCATCCTCATCACTCGATTCAGCAGCGCTGGATTCTGTGTCAGAGGCGGCCACTTCTGGGATGCCCTGATCTGAGGTGTTTATTGTAGTGTTGTCCAACGTCAGATCTGCCGCGTCTTGCGCCAGCTCCGGCGCGTCGTCCTCCATGTACGACGTGACGTAGTACTCATTATCGTTGTCGACGTCGTGTTCCCTGATCGGAGACAATGTGGCCTTTGAATGCCTGCTTTCGAGTTCATATGATGTCTTGTACCGATCCGATGAAATGCTCGATCTTGCCGATTGGACGTCGTACTGCTGCGTGTCCTGTATCTCAGTACCGTCCAATTGCATAGGCGTGGAAAACTCGTCCAACTCTCGTGCATTGGGGCCcctactgctgctgtaaACCGCGGAGGGTCCTGAGTTCAACAGTCTTGTTGTGGACGACCTCTTCCCTGCCGGTGAGAAGATGTGTGGGGAAGACAGCACGTTCGCAACAGAAGGGGACAACGGGAGCAGCCCCGTCGCGGGGCCGGTGAACGCGCGCTTGTCAACGGCACGgtcgttctcctcgtcctcgtcatgGAAGAACTCATCGACGTTTTCCATGCTGTACTCATCCCTGGCAATTCCGTCTTTCGCACGGATCCCGGTCTTTCTGGACCGCACACCAAGGTTCATATAATCCATTGATAATGTAGGAAGAGGGTGTAGGGTGGTCAGTGATGAGGTAAGTGTCAGCACGACGAGCGCGCGTCTCGACAGTTCGCAATGTTTACGTTTCGAAAATATTCTTAAAATATTTCAATTCGTCGCGAAGAATCGTCGCGATGAGCAAAGTCGCACGGGGGGGTCCCACACCCAGTTCCGTCGTATGCGCTAGCGGGTCTTCTTGCCGATCACGAGAAAGTAGGACTGTTCCTCCCAGAAAACGTACGCGTTTTCTTGTAGGAAGCGCTTCACTTGGATTTTCACTTTGGATTTCCCGTTGATCGAATGGATACCCCTGCCTGTGACGACTGTGAGTTTTTCCATGTACATGACGTTTGTTGCATGGAGTCTCTTAGCGTGTAATTCTCTCTCCTCGATCTCTGCGTCCCACCAGCGGCGCAACGCGACTCTGAGCACCGAGACGGCCGTCTGTGGTTGGTACCCGTGGAAATCGAGCTTGAAAGCTGTGAACAATTGAGCCAGTTGCGCGTCGTTCCCTGAGCCTCCCGAGGTCACTGTACTGGTCTGACTACGGTTGTATCTGATTTGCCGGGGTTGCCCGTGTTGTTTATTCGGTATAGTGATGGTTCTGCC from Huiozyma naganishii CBS 8797 chromosome 1, complete genome encodes:
- the MIF2 gene encoding Mif2p (similar to Saccharomyces cerevisiae MIF2 (YKL089W); ancestral locus Anc_2.495), with translation MDYMNLGVRSRKTGIRAKDGIARDEYSMENVDEFFHDEDEENDRAVDKRAFTGPATGLLPLSPSVANVLSSPHIFSPAGKRSSTTRLLNSGPSAVYSSSRGPNARELDEFSTPMQLDGTEIQDTQQYDVQSARSSISSDRYKTSYELESRHSKATLSPIREHDVDNDNEYYVTSYMEDDAPELAQDAADLTLDNTTINTSDQGIPEVAASDTESSAAESSDEDGSFLGSNGERVDRDFHPHDDEMGENDSDDSSYMPSSDDEGSHSTRNTRKSDRVKVPPLDYWRNEKIVYKRRAREPVLDISKVITYEDGDDNPKNKTQKRTNQGNKATDDTSPRDQKLFPSLGNELDGITRKRPVGRPRKTPLIPPPNGAPLSRLSANTTTRGGWLKDGVLRGTIAGSKNEKIDDVIAYAPNVFQLERAKQTVSESYSLAITFDKHKDHFASGMLKLPPAGKRTLTESHNAFITFYLIKGVVEVTLGPNRFVTTPGCTFQVPSFNKYAFANKGSVEAQLFFVQVSVPETFDSQRDDRLEMSKISSHTGSSNTSSNSSTDLSSRPLRGN